The Gimesia sp. DNA segment CCGTTATGTGCGAAGAAGCGTTTTCCGGTCACCATATCTTTCTGGCCATCACCATTCATGTCGATGAAATGCATGGCGTGGGTCTGTGAATAGCTTTTGTCGATCAGGTGCGCCTTGAACTTGGGTGAGTCACCACCGTCCAGGTTTTCGAACCACCAGACGCCGAACGCATGGGCAGAGCTGCCGATGATGTCGTTGTCGCCATCCATGTCGAGGTCCTGCACGTACAGGTCAGCCATCTTTTCCGGGGCTTCTCCGGTCGCGGTAAGATTGAAGGGATGGAATTCCCAGAGGCCTTCGCCCAGTGTCTCCGGGGCTTCCCACCAGCCGTGAGGGATGAGCACATCCTGGCGACCGTCGTTGTTGAAATCACCGACACCCAGACCGTGGTAGTATTTGAAGGTTCCGTTGACCATCGGGTCGCCGGGTTTGCTGATCGGAATGAAATCCCACTTTTTGGTCGCCTGGTCGGGGGAGGGAATCTCGATGTAGCCCATCTGTTTTTCCGGCTGTGAACCGAAGATGAGTTCGGGTTTTCCATCGCCTGTGAGGTCGGTGAACTTGGGGGTTTCATTACAGATACTGTGCCAGATCAGGTGTTCTTTCCAGTGACCGGGTTTGTTCTTCGGGTTTTCGTACCAGTAGAACTCCTTGCCGGGAAAGCTGACGTAGATGAAGTCGGTCCAG contains these protein-coding regions:
- a CDS encoding VCBS repeat-containing protein is translated as MHMLQPVYRHWNYVSVAALLVVLTGTTGLSAGETWQRQELDAAFRSEGSAAADVNKDGKMDVIAGDVWYEAPDWKMHEVRKPGKFVAGVGYSDSFCNFAYDINQDGWTDFIYVSFPGKEFYWYENPKNKPGHWKEHLIWHSICNETPKFTDLTGDGKPELIFGSQPEKQMGYIEIPSPDQATKKWDFIPISKPGDPMVNGTFKYYHGLGVGDFNNDGRQDVLIPHGWWEAPETLGEGLWEFHPFNLTATGEAPEKMADLYVQDLDMDGDNDIIGSSAHAFGVWWFENLDGGDSPKFKAHLIDKSYSQTHAMHFIDMNGDGQKDMVTGKRFFAHNGKDPGGKEPVVMYWYEIKREKNKAPQFIPHKIEAGNDTGVGTQFSMSDLNGDGRPDIVLSNKKGVNVLIQK